The following coding sequences lie in one Apium graveolens cultivar Ventura chromosome 3, ASM990537v1, whole genome shotgun sequence genomic window:
- the LOC141712029 gene encoding uncharacterized protein LOC141712029, producing the protein MGELFTYTIAGGGLILIGGWEALLSSSETLKSHDSESFESSKSHSFTFLLISLFSFLFIVNSFFSLFDAINLDDQTGLVLQLEVISIASLFLLYSLLGFLNHVKKGSFLFPSPLLSLLVLFAFVEEFILFYLQKKDPIGIENRYFDLLLVPISVCVFATMLELKNPDSGFPRLGRAIGLILHGMWFVQMGISFFSDLIVHGCSLHEKSRGNFTIRCKGHPEYHRGKAIATLQFNCHLALLVAFTVGAYAVVCKKHGVRKESMRYKPIGAEMLQMDSTAQFTLDSDDEGDEIENRIKDERRVPMHKALTVVQDVGANGYGSHR; encoded by the coding sequence ATGGGAGAACTTTTCACATACACCATTGCAGGTGGAGGACTTATTCTTATTGGTGGCTGGGAAGCACTTTTATCCTCCTCTGAAACCCTCAAATCTCATGATTCTGAGTCTTTTGAGTCATCTAAATCTCACTCTTTTACTTTTTTGTTgatttctcttttttcttttttgtttATTGTTAATTCTTTTTTCTCTTTGTTTGATGCTATAAATTTGGATGATCAAACTGGGTTAGTTTTGCAATTAGAGGTAATTTCCATTGCTTCCCTTTTCTTGCTTTACTCTCTTTTGGGTTTCTTGAATCATGTTAAAAAGGGTTCCTTTTTGTTTCCTTCTCCGTTGCTTAGTTTGCTTGTTTTGTTTGCGTTTGTCGAAGAATTTATATTGTTTTATTTGCAAAAGAAAGACCCTATTGGGATTGAGAATAGGTACTTTGATTTGTTGCTTGTTCCGATAAGTGTTTGTGTTTTTGCTACAATGCTTGAGCTTAAGAATCCCGATTCGGGGTTTCCTAGATTAGGGCGTGCCATCGGGTTGATTTTGCATGGAATGTGGTTTGTGCAAATGGGGATTTCGTTTTTTTCGGATTTGATTGTACATGGGTGTTCTTTACATGAGAAGAGTAGAGGGAATTTTACGATTAGGTGTAAGGGGCATCCGGAGTATCATCGAGGAAAGGCAATTGCCACGCTGCAGTTTAATTGTCATCTTGCTTTGCTTGTGGCTTTTACTGTCGGAGCTTATGCGGTTGTGTGTAAAAAACATGGGGTTCGGAAGGAATCTATGAGGTATAAACCGATTGGTGCTGAAATGTTACAGATGGATAGTACTGCTCAGTTTACATTGGACTCTGATGATGAGGGAGATGAGATTGAGAATAGAATAAAGGATGAGCGAAGGGTACCAATGCACAAGGCTCTTACGGTGGTGCAAGATGTAGGTGCTAATGGTTATGGTTCTCATCGTTGA
- the LOC141712031 gene encoding U-box domain-containing protein 40-like — MGSIAKQRWRFPFPWSPTHTKKPQHQKKLHPTDFLCPITGTLMYDPVIVSSGHTFDRNSVQACLSISFTPTLPDGSVPDFKTLIPNLALKSTILNYIISSSFRSKPLDSNSVLEIVKEIKIKASTTTVDSELTPWPSHLSSSSSLESVTPATPLPLTTTTRPSCYSSSSSSDVETLTLNPTSEHNENGIVAKIKSALVYEQEDGVVSLRNITRTGESARADLCTPQLLSGMRSLITSKYASVQVNCVAALVNLSLEKRNKVKIVRAGIVPPLIDVLRGGFPEAQEHAAGALFSLSLDDQNKTAIGVLGALQPLVHALRSDSSRARSDSTLALYHLTLVESNRVKLVKLGGVVVLLDMVRSGYMSARVLLVLGNLGASVEGRAAMLNGGAVGCFVDMLKRDEFDSELTRESCVAALYGLSFGGLRFKGLAKEVGVEEVLQNVEERGTERAKAKARRILAFMRVRYEEEGEEETVNWEELLNSEEGSRTKL; from the coding sequence ATGGGCAGTATAGCTAAACAGAGGTGGAGGTTTCCATTTCCCTGGTCTCCTACCCACACCAAGAAGCCTCAACATCAGAAAAAACTTCATCCGACAGACTTCTTGTGTCCGATTACCGGAACTTTAATGTATGATCCTGTCATTGTCTCATCAGGTCACACTTTCGATCGTAACTCAGTCCAAGCGTGTTTATCTATTTCCTTTACTCCAACTCTTCCTGATGGCTCCGTACCTGATTTCAAAACTCTTATTCCTAACCTCGCTCTCAAGTCCACCATTCTTAACTACATCATTTCGTCTTCGTTTCGTTCCAAGCCTCTCGATTCTAATTCTGTTCTCGAAATCGTtaaagaaattaaaattaaagcTTCAACTACTACAGTTGATTCAGAGCTGACTCCATGGCCTAGTCATCTCTCTTCTAGTAGCTCACTTGAATCAGTGACTCCTGCAACTCCGCTTCCGCTCACTACCACGACTCGTCCCTCCTGTTACTCATCCTCGTCTTCCTCTGATGTCGAAACACTAACTCTAAACCCTACCTCAGAGCACAATGAGAATGGAATAGTAGCTAAAATTAAGAGCGCTTTAGTATATGAACAAGAAGACGGTGTTGTTTCACTCAGAAATATCACAAGAACGGGAGAGAGCGCTCGTGCTGATCTATGTACTCCGCAGTTACTGTCAGGAATGCGATCTTTAATTACCTCCAAGTACGCTTCAGTGCAGGTCAATTGTGTCGCAGCATTGGTGAACCTGTCGTTAGAAAAGAGGAACAAGGTGAAAATAGTACGTGCTGGTATAGTACCACCTTTAATCGATGTTCTGAGAGGAGGATTCCCTGAGGCACAAGAACACGCAGCAGGTGCATTGTTTAGCTTGTCTCTTGATGATCAGAACAAGACTGCTATAGGAGTATTAGGTGCCTTACAGCCACTTGTTCACGCGCTTAGATCGGATTCAAGTCGGGCTCGGAGTGACTCCACTTTGGCTCTTTATCATTTGACATTAGTTGAGAGCAATAGAGTGAAGCTTGTTAAGTTAGGAGGGGTGGTGGTCTTGTTAGATATGGTTAGGTCAGGTTATATGTCGGCTCGGGTACTATTGGTGCTAGGTAATTTGGGTGCTAGTGTGGAAGGCCGTGCTGCTATGTTGAATGGAGGTGCAGTGGGGTGTTTTGTGGATATGTTAAAGAGGGATGAGTTTGATTCGGAGTTGACTAGAGAGAGTTGTGTTGCCGCGTTGTATGGATTGAGTTTTGGAGGGTTGCGGTTTAAGGGGTTGGCGAAAGAGGTTGGGGTGGAGGAGGTGTTGCAAAATGTGGAAGAACGAGGGACTGAGCGGGCTAAGGCAAAGGCGAGGCGGATATTGGCGTTTATGAGGGTGAGGTACGAGGAGGAGGGGGAAGAAGAGACGGTGAATTGGGAGGAGTTGCTCAACTCTGAAGAGGGGAGTCGCACAAAGCTGTGA
- the LOC141712032 gene encoding zinc finger AN1 domain-containing stress-associated protein 12, with amino-acid sequence MAGSGTEAFPELGAHCQHSDCNQLDFLPFKCDACLKVFCLEHRTSKSHQCPKPHHNSRRVFVCETCSMSIEITNGEDNEKAIQEKHDRSGDCDPSKKKKPTCSVKRCKEILTFSNSSTCKTCHTKVCLKHRFPADHACKNSNNSSARVNRETKDKFLVAMASRNAKNCANKEGGSLSAPRNPSVRAY; translated from the coding sequence ATGGCAGGATCAGGAACTGAAGCTTTTCCGGAACTGGGAGCGCATTGCCAGCACTCGGACTGCAATCAGCTCGATTTTCTTCCCTTCAAGTGTGATGCATGTCTTAAGGTCTTCTGTTTGGAACACAGGACCAGCAAATCGCACCAATGTCCCAAACCTCATCACAACAGCAGAAGAGTGTTTGTTTGCGAGACGTGCTCCATGTCTATAGAGATTACCAATGGGGAAGACAATGAAAAAGCAATTCAAGAAAAACACGACAGATCAGGAGATTGTGATCCGAGCAAGAAGAAGAAACCTACCTGTTCTGTTAAGAGGTGTAAGGAGATTTTGACCTTCTCGAACTCTAGCACCTGCAAGACTTGTCACACCAAAGTCTGTCTCAAGCATCGCTTTCCAGCTGATCACGCCTGCAAAAACAGCAATAATTCATCAGCTAGGGTTAATCGCGAAACAAAAGACAAGTTTTTGGTTGCAATGGCTTCGAGGAATGCTAAAAACTGTGCGAATAAGGAAGGGGGTTCCTTGTCTGCACCTAGAAATCCCTCTGTCAGGGCTTATTGA